A window of the Eremothecium cymbalariae DBVPG#7215 chromosome 5, complete sequence genome harbors these coding sequences:
- the HFL1 gene encoding Hfl1p (similar to Ashbya gossypii ACR261C), whose amino-acid sequence MEFEYLSPWVVKSCMIASLCSLLLSTHTMWSQLINYRVPHQQRLVLRIQLLVPIFSVTCLIAILKPKAAMILLDPIREIYESFVIYTFFSLLTLLLGGERNILVNIAPVQNRIQHPIPVLGRWVLPMVDLSDPKAFLSIKRGILQYVWFKPVYCLGMSICQYLNWKLGVKVLVVAYNISASWSLYDLALFWKCLYEHLSQFNPWPKFLCVKLIIFASYWQGMLIDLLHYLDVMKDYDNVNMGYIYQNASLCLEMVAFALAHRWAFPWIEYSGEVFPMGARMKFQYALRDWLGWKDLLWDFKTTLVGTDYTYRNFDATNTNPEGRLKRINDGLRYTNLGTERHWITNSPRKYGSIGDEKWEDITEGLNSYIPVDSNYPVVWDAQSYRYTRGIRQLRQDMLRERNCHLYDSLVIH is encoded by the coding sequence ATggaatttgaatatttatctCCTTGGGTTGTTAAATCATGTATGATTGCTTCCCTTTGTAGCCTTCTGTTATCCACGCATACCATGTGGTCTCAGTTAATAAATTATCGAGTCCCTCATCAGCAGAGGCTGGTACTGCGTATACAACTTCTAGTCCCTATATTCAGTGTGACTTGTCTTATTGCCATCCTAAAGCCCAAAGCAGCCATGATTTTGCTCGACCCAATAAGAGAAATATATGAAAGTTTTGTGATATACACATTTTTCAGTTTATTGACGTTGTTACTGGGCGGTGAACGAAATATATTGGTCAACATTGCTCCTGTGCAAAACAGGATACAACATCCAATCCCTGTTCTAGGTAGGTGGGTTTTACCAATGGTCGATCTAAGTGATCCAAAAGCATTCTTGTCTATAAAAAGAGGCATATTGCAGTATGTGTGGTTCAAACCAGTGTATTGCTTAGGGATGTCTATCtgtcaatatttgaattggAAACTGGGAGTTAAGGTATTGGTAGTTGCTTATAACATTAGTGCATCCTGGTCCCTTTATGATTTAGCCCTATTTTGGAAGTGTTTGTATGAACATTTGTCCCAATTTAACCCATGGCCCAAATTTCTTTGTGTGAAGTTGATAATCTTTGCATCTTATTGGCAAGGTATGTTAATCGATCTCCTTCACTATTTAGATGTGATGAAGGATTATGATAATGTGAACAtgggatatatatatcagaATGCATCATTGTGTTTAGAGATGGTTGCATTTGCTTTGGCACATAGATGGGCCTTTCCTTGGATAGAATACAGTGGTGAAGTTTTTCCAATGGGCGCAAGGATGAAGTTCCAGTATGCTTTAAGGGATTGGTTAGGGTGGAAGGACTTGCTTTGGGATTTTAAGACCACTCTTGTAGGCACTGATTACACATATAGAAACTTCGACGCTACAAATACAAATCCCGAGGGGAGGTTAAAGAGGATAAATGATGGTTTACGCTATACGAACTTGGGTACAGAACGTCACTGGATTACAAATAGCCCGCGTAAATACGGATCGATTGGTGATGAGAAATGGGAAGATATAACTGAAGGCCTCAATAGTTATATACCGGTGGATAGTAACTATCCCGTTGTATGGGACGCTCAATCCTATAGATATACTCGGGGTATCAGACAGTTACGACAAGACATGCTTAGAGAACGCAATTGTCATTTGTATGATTCACTGGTTATCCACTAG